A section of the Coleofasciculus sp. FACHB-T130 genome encodes:
- the glp gene encoding gephyrin-like molybdotransferase Glp: protein MLLVKEAEAIIFDLVQPLDNQMDAEVVDLSRANSRILAAAVTSELDFPHWTNSAMDGYAVQFSDVQGASAEQPVVLEIVEEIPAGYQPQRSLQTGQTARILTGAVMPEGADTVVMQEVTRREEKQVFIFAAPAELGAFVRHRAAFYQAGTALLPGGIRLNAPEIAILAAAQCTQLPVYRRPRVAILSTGDELVTPDRPLKPGQIVDSNQYALAALVAQTGAEPQMLGIVRDEPEALKKAIEQAVATADVVISSGGVSVGDYDYVDEILAQLGAEIHIRAVAVKPGKPLTVARFPNAQRSVLYFGLPGNPVSSLVSFWRFVQPAVRKLAGLAEGWEPKFVQARSHHDLRSDGKRESYLWGKMNLVNGAYEFHLAGGSHSSGNLINLAQTNGLAVLPAGQTFIASGEPVQVLPIG from the coding sequence ATGCTGTTGGTTAAAGAAGCAGAGGCAATCATTTTCGATTTAGTGCAACCTCTAGATAACCAGATGGATGCTGAGGTTGTAGACCTCTCTCGTGCCAATAGTCGGATTCTAGCGGCTGCGGTGACGAGCGAGTTGGATTTTCCCCACTGGACGAATTCAGCAATGGATGGGTATGCGGTGCAATTTTCTGATGTGCAGGGAGCTAGCGCCGAACAGCCAGTGGTGCTGGAAATTGTAGAAGAGATTCCAGCCGGATATCAACCGCAGCGATCGCTCCAAACTGGGCAAACCGCCCGCATTTTGACAGGTGCGGTGATGCCAGAGGGCGCTGATACTGTAGTGATGCAGGAAGTAACGCGGCGGGAGGAGAAGCAAGTGTTTATCTTTGCTGCTCCAGCAGAATTAGGAGCCTTTGTGCGTCACCGGGCAGCTTTTTACCAGGCGGGAACTGCCCTTTTGCCAGGGGGAATTAGACTCAATGCTCCGGAAATCGCTATCTTAGCAGCGGCTCAGTGTACTCAATTGCCCGTTTACCGACGCCCTCGCGTGGCAATTCTGTCCACTGGCGACGAATTGGTGACACCGGATCGACCCCTGAAGCCCGGTCAGATCGTGGACTCCAATCAATACGCCCTCGCTGCATTAGTGGCACAGACGGGGGCAGAACCTCAGATGCTGGGGATTGTCAGGGATGAACCAGAGGCACTCAAGAAAGCGATCGAGCAAGCTGTCGCCACCGCTGACGTGGTCATTTCTTCCGGCGGCGTTTCCGTAGGCGACTACGATTATGTGGATGAAATTCTTGCCCAACTTGGTGCTGAGATTCATATCCGTGCTGTTGCGGTTAAACCCGGTAAACCTTTAACCGTCGCCAGATTTCCCAACGCCCAGCGTTCTGTTTTATACTTCGGTCTACCGGGAAATCCAGTTTCTTCCTTGGTGAGTTTTTGGCGATTTGTGCAGCCAGCCGTGAGAAAACTTGCCGGTTTAGCTGAGGGTTGGGAGCCAAAGTTTGTACAAGCGCGATCGCATCACGATTTGCGTTCAGACGGTAAACGAGAAAGTTACCTTTGGGGCAAAATGAATTTAGTAAACGGTGCTTATGAATTTCATTTGGCTGGCGGTAGTCACAGCTCCGGTAATTTAATTAATCTTGCTCAAACTAATGGTCTGGCTGTTTTACCAGCAGGTCAAACCTTCATTGCATCTGGAGAGCCGGTGCAAGTTCTACCAATTGGTTAA
- a CDS encoding serine/threonine-protein kinase, with translation MSYCLNPACPNPQNHDHAEVCRSCGSELLLRKRYRVSQALGQGGFGATFLAEDESLPGEPSCVIKQLRPATTVAHVLQMARELFEREARTLGKIGNHPQVPRLLDYFEDNQQFYLVQEYISGLTLQQEVKGSGPLSEAGVKQFLSEILPVLHYIHSQQVIHRDIKPANLIRREQDRKLVLIDFGAVKNQVSPTTANSSSEQTALTAYAIGTPGFAPPEQMAMRPVYASDLYALGVTCVYLLTGKSPKDLDYNPSTGEMLWRKQLQISDHFADVLKKLLEVSVRHRYQSAEEVLRALDLEPYLDSLEQGLTTKPNSSQRQPQTGNRYTNSGDLSSPTLSSAPSTGTSASERLAMAIRARREKLGMTGPQTGGSMYKPSPATGSGYPPTMLKNSGSNGNAKSKLPAKLDAVGVLTAYTKGRRDFASQDLSSLNLQRVNLSGGIFHQAKLAKTNLQGADLSSADFGRANLVGAILKEANLGRAYFSTANLEGADLRGADLSFAYLNHANLRGANLCGANLTGAKVSEEQLSQAKTNWATVLPTGKRGFW, from the coding sequence ATGAGCTACTGCCTCAATCCCGCCTGTCCAAATCCGCAAAACCACGACCACGCCGAAGTTTGTCGGTCCTGTGGCTCAGAACTCCTATTACGAAAGCGCTATCGAGTCAGTCAAGCGCTGGGGCAAGGAGGTTTTGGAGCGACATTTTTAGCTGAGGATGAGTCTTTGCCTGGGGAGCCAAGTTGCGTAATCAAGCAACTGAGACCAGCAACGACTGTAGCCCACGTTTTACAAATGGCACGCGAGCTATTTGAACGAGAAGCCAGAACCTTGGGGAAAATTGGCAATCATCCCCAAGTGCCACGGCTGCTGGATTACTTTGAAGACAATCAGCAGTTTTACTTAGTGCAGGAATATATCAGCGGCTTGACGCTACAGCAGGAGGTTAAAGGATCGGGACCTCTAAGCGAAGCTGGTGTCAAGCAATTCTTAAGCGAGATTTTGCCCGTCCTGCACTACATCCACAGCCAGCAGGTGATTCACCGGGACATCAAACCCGCCAACTTGATTCGCCGCGAACAAGACCGCAAACTGGTTCTGATTGACTTTGGAGCAGTGAAAAACCAAGTCAGTCCGACAACGGCAAACAGTAGCTCCGAGCAAACCGCTTTGACGGCTTACGCAATTGGGACACCTGGATTTGCCCCGCCCGAACAGATGGCAATGCGCCCGGTTTATGCGAGCGACCTGTATGCACTGGGAGTCACTTGCGTTTATCTGCTGACTGGAAAATCGCCAAAAGACTTAGATTACAACCCGTCAACGGGCGAAATGCTCTGGCGAAAGCAGCTTCAGATCAGCGATCATTTTGCCGATGTTCTCAAGAAATTGCTAGAGGTTTCGGTTCGTCATCGCTATCAGTCTGCTGAGGAAGTGTTGAGAGCGCTTGACCTGGAACCGTATCTCGACAGCTTGGAGCAAGGCTTAACGACTAAACCCAATAGCTCCCAGCGACAACCACAAACAGGCAATCGCTACACCAACTCTGGAGACTTAAGCAGTCCAACACTTTCCTCAGCCCCTTCGACTGGCACTTCCGCCTCAGAACGTCTGGCGATGGCAATTCGAGCACGTCGAGAAAAGTTAGGCATGACCGGACCGCAAACCGGGGGAAGTATGTATAAACCAAGTCCTGCTACCGGCTCTGGTTATCCGCCGACGATGCTCAAAAATAGCGGTTCTAACGGCAATGCTAAGTCAAAACTTCCTGCCAAGTTGGATGCTGTTGGCGTGTTAACTGCCTACACCAAAGGTAGACGAGACTTTGCCTCTCAAGATTTAAGCTCGCTGAACCTGCAACGGGTTAACCTATCAGGAGGCATTTTTCATCAGGCTAAGTTAGCTAAAACCAACCTTCAGGGCGCTGACTTGTCTAGTGCCGATTTTGGCAGGGCGAATTTAGTTGGGGCAATTCTGAAGGAGGCAAATTTGGGCAGGGCTTACTTCAGCACGGCAAATTTGGAAGGTGCTGACCTACGCGGTGCAGATTTGAGCTTTGCCTATCTCAATCATGCGAATCTCCGAGGTGCAAATTTGTGTGGCGCTAATCTCACGGGGGCAAAAGTTAGCGAGGAACAGCTATCGCAGGCAAAAACGAATTGGGCAACCGTTTTACCCACTGGCAAAAGAGGTTTTTGGTAA
- the pheT gene encoding phenylalanine--tRNA ligase subunit beta, whose translation MRISLNWLQELVDLTMTPAELAHTLTMAGFEVEDIEDRRTWADGVVVGKVLEIQPHPNADKLRVCTVDVGATSPLNIVCGASNARADIYVPIATIGTYLPAVDLKIKPAKLRGVPSEGMICSLAELGLAKESAGIHIFGQENLQLGSDARSLLGLDDVILDLTSTANRADALSMVGVAREVSALTGAALRLPQVPEVSIPKGNGGLKLRIASGQACPAYIGTVIEKVKIAPSPAWLQGRLQAAGVRPINNVVDITNYILLEWGQPLHAFDRDRLQSVASGGGGTSPLQIGVRFANTGESLKTLDGQTRTLQPQNLLITANDHPVALAGVMGGEETEVYEGTENLILEAALFDPVAIRRSARSQNLRTEASGRYERGVNQAELGIACQRAIALLSEFAGGTPVAQEIADTRPDPSTWSRSIELRLDRVNHVLGPVEMGDTETTGEVHAEDVERILTALGCQLQPVTKQDEGGMRTDREDSKLQPSESLKWTVKVPPYRYRDLEREIDLIEEVARLYGYNKFCDTLPDKTEPGYLSVDQMLMRQMREAFRAAGLTEVMHYSYSVAKTKNDTEVAIANPMFAEYSSLRTELISALIDSFQYNLEQGNGPLNGFEMGRIFWREEDGLIEADSVAGILGGDTFTQGTWTRGGKPQPMTWFEAKGVLQSVFEQLSLPVEYQPDRRDPRLHPGRTASLWVQGNRLGTFGQLHPQLRQERDLPDEVYVFELDLDVVLDYLDAEENRTPLFKPYSTFPASSRDLALFASIQVSVSDLKRAIAKAAIADKHKGTSLLESVELFDEYQGKNVPEGQRSLAFRLVYRASDRTLTDEDVEPVHQKVRDALVEKFGVNLRS comes from the coding sequence ATGCGTATTTCTCTGAACTGGCTACAAGAATTGGTTGACTTGACGATGACTCCGGCGGAGTTGGCGCACACGCTAACAATGGCTGGGTTTGAAGTAGAAGATATTGAAGACCGCCGCACTTGGGCGGATGGGGTGGTGGTCGGGAAAGTTCTAGAGATTCAACCCCATCCGAATGCAGATAAACTCAGGGTGTGTACGGTCGATGTGGGGGCAACGTCTCCCTTGAATATTGTCTGTGGGGCATCCAATGCCAGAGCAGATATTTATGTGCCTATCGCCACCATCGGGACTTATCTACCTGCTGTTGACCTGAAAATTAAACCGGCAAAACTCCGGGGCGTTCCTTCCGAAGGGATGATTTGCTCTTTAGCGGAATTAGGTTTGGCAAAAGAGTCCGCAGGAATTCATATTTTTGGGCAAGAAAATCTTCAACTGGGTAGCGATGCGCGATCGCTCCTAGGCTTAGATGATGTAATTTTAGACTTGACATCTACCGCGAATCGTGCTGATGCTTTGAGTATGGTTGGCGTTGCACGGGAAGTCTCGGCACTGACGGGTGCCGCCCTGCGACTTCCACAAGTCCCAGAAGTGTCAATCCCGAAGGGGAATGGCGGTCTGAAGTTGCGAATTGCTTCGGGTCAAGCGTGTCCGGCTTACATCGGGACGGTCATCGAAAAGGTCAAAATTGCCCCTTCTCCCGCATGGTTGCAAGGGCGATTACAAGCCGCTGGAGTCCGACCCATCAATAACGTGGTAGATATTACCAACTATATTTTGCTGGAATGGGGTCAGCCGCTCCACGCCTTTGACCGCGATCGCTTGCAATCCGTGGCAAGTGGTGGTGGGGGAACTTCACCGCTCCAGATCGGGGTACGCTTTGCCAATACTGGGGAATCCCTAAAAACCCTCGACGGTCAAACCCGCACCTTGCAACCGCAAAATCTGCTGATTACTGCCAACGACCACCCGGTGGCACTGGCTGGGGTCATGGGCGGTGAAGAAACCGAAGTGTATGAAGGGACTGAAAATTTAATTTTAGAAGCCGCTTTGTTTGACCCGGTGGCAATCCGCCGGTCGGCACGCAGCCAAAACTTAAGGACAGAAGCCTCTGGGCGCTACGAGCGGGGCGTCAATCAGGCAGAATTGGGAATTGCTTGTCAACGAGCGATCGCGCTGCTCTCGGAGTTTGCAGGGGGCACTCCCGTAGCACAAGAAATTGCCGACACAAGACCCGACCCCTCAACTTGGAGTCGTTCGATTGAACTGCGTCTAGACCGGGTAAATCACGTTTTAGGCCCAGTAGAGATGGGAGACACTGAAACTACAGGGGAAGTTCACGCTGAAGATGTTGAGCGCATCCTAACGGCACTAGGGTGTCAGCTACAGCCAGTGACGAAGCAGGATGAAGGTGGAATGCGGACGGATCGAGAAGATTCTAAGCTTCAGCCTTCGGAATCCCTGAAGTGGACGGTGAAAGTACCGCCTTATCGCTACCGAGACTTGGAGCGAGAAATCGATCTCATTGAAGAAGTAGCTCGCCTCTACGGCTATAACAAATTCTGCGATACCCTACCCGACAAGACTGAACCGGGGTATCTTTCGGTCGATCAGATGCTGATGCGTCAGATGCGGGAAGCATTCCGCGCAGCCGGATTGACAGAAGTTATGCACTACTCTTACTCAGTCGCGAAAACTAAGAACGATACAGAAGTCGCGATCGCAAATCCCATGTTTGCAGAATATTCATCTCTGCGAACTGAATTAATCTCCGCTTTGATTGACTCCTTCCAGTACAACTTAGAACAAGGTAACGGCCCGTTGAACGGGTTTGAAATGGGTCGGATCTTCTGGCGGGAAGAAGACGGACTGATCGAAGCCGATTCCGTTGCTGGAATTTTAGGAGGCGACACCTTTACCCAAGGCACTTGGACGCGGGGAGGAAAGCCACAACCAATGACTTGGTTTGAAGCCAAAGGAGTGTTGCAAAGTGTATTTGAGCAACTCAGCCTGCCAGTAGAATATCAACCAGACCGCCGCGATCCACGGCTGCATCCCGGACGCACGGCTTCTTTGTGGGTACAGGGAAACCGATTGGGAACGTTTGGGCAACTCCACCCCCAACTCCGGCAAGAACGGGATTTGCCGGATGAAGTCTACGTGTTTGAGCTGGATTTGGATGTTGTCTTAGATTACCTGGATGCAGAGGAAAACCGGACGCCTCTGTTCAAGCCTTACTCCACCTTCCCCGCATCCAGCCGGGATTTGGCTTTGTTCGCTTCGATTCAAGTTTCTGTCTCAGACTTGAAACGAGCGATCGCGAAAGCTGCCATTGCAGACAAACACAAGGGGACATCCCTACTAGAATCGGTCGAGTTGTTTGATGAATATCAAGGGAAAAATGTCCCGGAAGGACAACGCAGCTTAGCGTTTCGCTTAGTTTACAGAGCTAGCGATCGCACGCTTACCGATGAAGATGTCGAGCCAGTGCATCAAAAAGTCCGCGACGCGCTCGTCGAAAAATTCGGCGTTAATCTGAGAAGTTAA
- a CDS encoding YciI family protein — protein sequence MPKYVMWGSYCEDVLEKRSPYRQAHLDGLAAQKEAGILMTIGPTKDITKVFGIYEAEDEAAVRQLIEADPYWQNGIWTEYDVKEWIQAI from the coding sequence ATGCCTAAATACGTAATGTGGGGAAGCTATTGCGAAGATGTTTTAGAAAAGCGATCGCCTTACCGGCAAGCGCATCTAGACGGTCTTGCTGCCCAAAAAGAAGCGGGTATTCTGATGACGATTGGCCCGACGAAGGACATCACTAAAGTCTTCGGCATCTATGAGGCGGAAGATGAAGCCGCCGTGCGCCAGTTAATTGAAGCTGACCCCTACTGGCAAAACGGCATCTGGACTGAATACGATGTCAAAGAGTGGATTCAAGCCATCTAA
- a CDS encoding EAL domain-containing protein yields the protein MLKKIDEEDLLLKIDPIEIQDYRVLQPVDGSELKYIESVMERQRLVSALEQQARELEASQMRFRTLEMLYELFWQLGYTLNYEELVRLMLAHLHRAVPHDVSASILMTEDLCHVFIQPNCTLAPEVQEEIQQRLLKTFVRMRGKNTQLEAEQCPITTIEPQGFDGTRSPIHSLGSSFQVPIINAEGNQVVGLLFVAAQAEGAFTEEQVRLLYTVANQASASIQRLRTLLAAEQQHLESLVENLPEGVLLLDANQRIVLANQAAWKYLALLQNQSSTPSNIVTFLGEQSLEMLLQPPSEGKFCHEVVLEGVQRQVFEVVAQPLIAKAGLGTSNWVLVIRDVTERQRVEETSRLRDRAIAASSNGIVIVDARLPDLPVIYVNPAFERITGYTAAEVTGRNCRFLQGEETNQSGLQELRTALRLGKAATVVLRNFRKDGTHFWNELNVSPIYNSEGVVTHFVGIQMDITERKQAEEQLLHNAFYDVLTDLPNRALFMERLHRALERAKHSENYLFAVLFLDLDRFKNVNDSLGHIVGDQMLIAIAKRLEKSLRHGDTVARLGGDEFAILLENINGIGDATHVADRIHQELTLPLNLNGHEVFTTASIGIAVGAGSSYPDYGGYEHPEDLLRDADIAMYRAKALGKARYEVFDKNMHARAVALLQLETDLQRATERGEFLLHYQPIVSLQTNQVVSFEALLRWQHPERGLVSPGEFIPVAEETGLITRIGWWVLREACTKLREWQTQFPSSIPLSISVNLSGKQFSQPDLVERIAEIFAETGVDASSLKLEITESAIMENVESASAMLWRLRKLGVQLYMDDFGTGYSSLSYLRRFPIDKLKIDRSFVTQMAGDNESLEIVRTIVMLAHNLGMNAIAEGVETVEQLAQLRSLQCEYAQGYFFSKPVDADTARSLIASSNTH from the coding sequence ATGTTGAAAAAAATCGATGAGGAAGACCTCCTCCTAAAGATAGATCCAATAGAAATTCAGGATTATCGGGTCTTGCAACCCGTGGATGGCTCCGAGTTGAAGTATATAGAGTCCGTGATGGAGCGACAGCGTTTGGTCAGTGCTTTGGAACAGCAGGCACGAGAGTTGGAGGCGAGTCAGATGCGCTTCCGCACTTTGGAGATGCTGTACGAGCTTTTTTGGCAACTGGGTTACACCTTAAACTACGAAGAATTGGTGCGACTGATGTTGGCACACCTGCATCGTGCCGTGCCCCATGATGTCTCAGCGAGCATCTTGATGACTGAAGACTTGTGCCATGTTTTCATCCAACCGAATTGCACCCTCGCGCCGGAAGTTCAGGAGGAAATCCAACAGCGGCTGCTCAAAACTTTTGTCCGCATGAGGGGGAAAAATACCCAACTAGAGGCGGAGCAATGCCCAATTACAACGATAGAGCCACAGGGATTTGATGGAACGCGATCGCCCATTCACAGTTTGGGTTCGTCTTTCCAAGTGCCGATTATTAATGCTGAAGGCAACCAAGTGGTGGGACTGCTATTCGTGGCAGCTCAAGCGGAGGGAGCATTTACTGAAGAGCAGGTACGATTGCTGTACACGGTGGCGAACCAGGCTTCTGCCTCTATTCAGCGGTTGCGGACGCTGCTGGCTGCTGAACAACAACATTTAGAGAGCTTGGTAGAAAATTTGCCGGAGGGAGTGCTGCTACTGGATGCCAACCAGCGGATTGTTCTGGCAAACCAGGCGGCTTGGAAGTATCTGGCGCTCTTACAAAACCAGAGTTCTACTCCGAGCAATATTGTGACTTTTTTAGGAGAGCAGTCTTTGGAGATGCTGCTACAGCCACCGAGCGAGGGAAAGTTTTGCCATGAGGTGGTGCTGGAGGGAGTACAGCGCCAGGTTTTTGAAGTCGTCGCTCAACCGTTGATCGCCAAGGCGGGTTTAGGAACGAGCAATTGGGTGTTGGTGATTCGGGATGTGACAGAACGCCAGCGGGTCGAGGAAACTTCCCGATTGCGCGATCGCGCGATCGCTGCTAGTAGTAATGGGATTGTTATCGTTGACGCCAGACTGCCCGATTTACCTGTTATCTATGTGAATCCAGCTTTTGAGCGGATTACAGGTTATACGGCGGCGGAAGTCACTGGACGAAATTGCCGTTTTCTGCAAGGAGAAGAAACCAATCAATCGGGGTTACAGGAACTGCGAACAGCGCTGCGGTTAGGAAAAGCTGCGACTGTTGTTTTACGCAACTTCCGTAAAGATGGCACCCATTTTTGGAATGAGTTAAATGTCTCGCCGATTTACAACAGCGAGGGTGTTGTTACTCATTTTGTTGGCATTCAAATGGATATTACGGAGCGCAAACAAGCGGAAGAGCAACTGCTGCACAATGCGTTTTATGATGTTCTCACCGATTTGCCCAACCGAGCTTTGTTCATGGAGCGCTTGCATCGGGCGCTTGAGCGAGCAAAGCATTCCGAGAATTATTTATTTGCCGTCCTGTTTTTGGATCTTGACCGATTTAAAAATGTCAACGACAGCCTTGGGCATATTGTCGGCGATCAAATGCTGATTGCGATCGCTAAACGCCTAGAAAAAAGCCTTCGCCACGGCGATACGGTAGCGCGTCTGGGTGGAGATGAGTTTGCGATTCTGCTGGAAAATATCAATGGGATCGGCGATGCTACCCATGTTGCCGATCGCATCCATCAGGAACTGACTTTGCCGTTAAATTTAAACGGGCATGAAGTATTTACCACCGCCAGTATTGGCATTGCTGTAGGGGCAGGGTCTTCTTACCCCGACTATGGGGGTTATGAGCATCCAGAGGATCTCCTGCGCGATGCCGATATCGCCATGTATCGAGCGAAGGCACTGGGGAAGGCTCGTTATGAGGTCTTTGATAAAAATATGCACGCCCGTGCAGTGGCGCTGCTTCAGTTAGAAACTGATTTGCAAAGAGCGACTGAACGGGGAGAATTTCTTCTTCACTATCAACCGATTGTATCTCTACAAACTAACCAGGTTGTTAGTTTTGAAGCCCTGTTACGTTGGCAACATCCCGAACGCGGTCTTGTTTCTCCGGGAGAGTTTATTCCGGTTGCAGAAGAAACCGGATTGATTACTCGGATTGGCTGGTGGGTACTGCGTGAAGCTTGTACCAAATTGCGCGAATGGCAGACGCAATTTCCGAGTTCTATCCCTTTGAGTATCAGCGTAAATCTTTCAGGTAAACAGTTTTCTCAACCAGATTTAGTGGAACGCATCGCTGAGATTTTCGCGGAAACTGGTGTGGATGCTAGCAGTTTAAAACTAGAAATTACTGAAAGCGCCATTATGGAAAATGTTGAATCTGCATCAGCGATGCTTTGGCGACTGAGAAAGCTGGGCGTTCAGTTATATATGGATGACTTCGGAACAGGTTATTCATCATTAAGTTACCTGCGGCGTTTCCCGATCGATAAGCTGAAAATTGACCGATCTTTCGTTACCCAGATGGCAGGGGATAATGAGAGTCTGGAGATTGTCCGAACAATCGTGATGCTAGCTCACAATCTGGGAATGAATGCGATCGCAGAGGGTGTGGAAACTGTAGAGCAACTTGCTCAACTGCGATCGCTTCAATGTGAATACGCTCAAGGATATTTCTTCTCGAAGCCGGTCGATGCTGACACGGCGCGATCGCTCATTGCCAGCTCAAACACTCATTGA
- a CDS encoding ATPase domain-containing protein, producing MSNIKLMPTGVPNLDAVMGGGIPVYSLNIVAGQPGTGKTILVQQMLFNHIRNHSTAKVLYLTTLSEPTLKVVRYMQCFSFFDVEVFGEQVLFQDIGPFIREHSLTELADEILARVEKHQPEILAIDSFKAIRDLSDDVSDFRRFCYDLSVRLASARCTAFLLGEYDRSDIGEGAEFAVADGIVYLNIALQEGEQQRFLQVYKMRGRATEMVPYPFALTDGGVQVLGSMLTLKRRETSLEEESETASTGITGLDSILRGGIPQGRSILLSGVSGTGKTTLAMQFLVNGALQGEKGLLFSFEETRDRLFRMAEGFGWNPQDLEAKGLLRIIFIPQTEIRVEEHLEYMAQEIASFQPSRFVIDSFSVFLHKVKDLAVQREKTFQLSTLVQRVGAVGFLISNIPAGEVNRLSRFGVEETVVDGTIVLSTDVNGLQRRRYIEVYKMRAADHVPGRHRMEIGHQGIEVLYLAPTEQKTSGMKTPPLLAFSPLNAIAREGVFYGSAWLVRGEQGVGKTTLAQQFAIEGLQRGESALFIATEAPSYLLRQQMEVFGVEIESYLRSQHLRILDTHPFSSEEYIDLTDMERFLYDIERHLRAMPKPCRLITDSLTPLAVQYAPDEFITFIERKNRLLRQLDVALFDTILPKTLNESILYSLLNSYDVVLDVYVPNWGEMGQTGQGFRVLQVRKSRGTHSDTRPYPYTIRQGKGVSVQEGFYGEI from the coding sequence ATGAGCAATATTAAACTAATGCCGACAGGTGTTCCCAACTTAGACGCCGTAATGGGCGGAGGCATCCCTGTTTACTCACTGAATATTGTTGCTGGACAACCGGGGACAGGTAAGACAATCCTGGTGCAGCAAATGCTCTTTAACCACATCCGGAATCACAGCACTGCCAAAGTTCTTTACCTGACAACCCTTTCGGAGCCGACGTTGAAGGTGGTGCGCTATATGCAGTGCTTCAGCTTCTTTGATGTAGAAGTTTTTGGCGAACAGGTACTTTTTCAGGATATCGGGCCTTTTATCCGCGAGCATTCCCTGACCGAATTAGCTGACGAGATTCTCGCCAGGGTAGAAAAACACCAACCGGAAATTCTGGCGATTGATTCCTTTAAAGCCATCCGCGATTTGTCTGACGACGTGAGTGATTTTCGTCGTTTCTGTTATGACCTCTCCGTTCGTCTAGCGAGTGCGCGGTGTACCGCCTTTTTATTAGGGGAGTATGACCGCTCGGATATTGGCGAAGGGGCAGAGTTTGCGGTAGCTGATGGCATTGTTTATCTAAACATTGCACTCCAGGAGGGGGAACAGCAGCGTTTTCTCCAGGTATATAAAATGCGCGGTCGAGCGACGGAGATGGTGCCTTACCCGTTTGCGCTCACAGATGGGGGGGTTCAGGTTTTGGGTTCAATGCTGACGCTCAAACGTCGGGAGACAAGTTTGGAGGAGGAGAGCGAGACGGCATCGACAGGAATTACTGGACTAGATAGCATTCTTCGGGGCGGCATCCCTCAGGGGCGGTCTATCCTCCTTTCCGGCGTCTCTGGAACGGGTAAGACGACGCTTGCCATGCAGTTTCTCGTCAATGGCGCTCTTCAGGGAGAGAAGGGACTGCTGTTTTCTTTTGAGGAAACGCGCGATCGCTTGTTCCGAATGGCAGAGGGTTTCGGCTGGAACCCTCAAGATTTGGAAGCCAAAGGCTTGTTACGGATCATTTTTATTCCCCAGACGGAGATTCGGGTCGAGGAACACTTAGAGTACATGGCACAGGAAATCGCAAGTTTCCAGCCTTCGCGCTTTGTCATCGATTCCTTTTCTGTCTTCCTGCACAAAGTGAAAGATTTGGCAGTGCAGCGGGAAAAAACTTTCCAATTGTCCACGCTGGTGCAGCGGGTTGGTGCGGTGGGTTTTCTCATCTCGAATATTCCCGCAGGCGAAGTGAACCGCCTTTCTCGCTTTGGGGTGGAAGAAACCGTGGTGGATGGGACGATTGTCCTTTCCACAGATGTCAATGGTCTTCAGCGCCGACGCTACATAGAAGTTTACAAAATGCGAGCCGCCGACCATGTGCCAGGTCGCCACCGCATGGAAATCGGTCATCAGGGCATTGAGGTGTTATATCTGGCACCGACTGAGCAAAAAACTAGCGGAATGAAGACACCGCCCCTACTGGCTTTCTCGCCGTTAAACGCGATCGCACGGGAGGGAGTTTTCTACGGTTCTGCTTGGTTGGTGCGGGGGGAACAGGGAGTTGGCAAGACGACGCTTGCCCAGCAGTTTGCGATTGAAGGATTGCAACGGGGGGAAAGCGCTCTGTTTATTGCTACAGAGGCTCCTAGCTACTTGCTACGCCAACAAATGGAAGTGTTCGGAGTCGAGATCGAGTCTTATTTGCGATCTCAACACCTGCGTATTTTAGATACTCATCCTTTCTCTAGCGAAGAATATATTGACCTGACTGATATGGAACGCTTTCTCTACGATATCGAGCGTCACCTGCGGGCAATGCCCAAACCCTGTCGGTTGATTACAGATTCTCTGACCCCGCTTGCTGTCCAATATGCTCCGGATGAGTTCATCACCTTCATCGAACGCAAGAATCGTCTGCTGCGGCAACTGGATGTGGCATTATTTGACACAATTCTCCCCAAAACACTCAATGAGAGCATTCTTTACAGCTTGCTTAATAGTTACGATGTCGTTCTGGATGTGTACGTTCCGAACTGGGGCGAGATGGGTCAGACGGGGCAAGGTTTTCGGGTACTTCAAGTCCGTAAATCTAGAGGGACTCACTCTGACACCCGCCCCTATCCTTACACGATTCGCCAAGGGAAGGGAGTTAGCGTCCAAGAAGGCTTTTACGGAGAAATTTAA